The sequence AGAAATGCCGGAAGCCGCCCAGTGAATCGTGCCCGCAGTACGATTCTTCGATGAGTAAAGGTGGGAAAAAATCGGGCGAGAAGTCCGCACGGAAGATCCCCAAAAACGTCTACCAAGCCGAACTTTTCCGCCTTCAAACAGAATTCGTCGGGCTCCAGGAATGGGCCCGGGAAACCGGTGCCAGGATCGTGATCATATTCGAAGGTCGCGACGCCGCGGGTAAGGGCGGGACCATCAAGCGCATCACCGAATATCTGAGCCCTCGCGTCGCGCGGATCGCCGCGCTGCCGGCACCCACCGAGCGGGAGCGCGGGCAGTGGTATTACCAGCGCTATGTCGCGCACCTACCGACGCGGGGTGAGATCGTCCTGTTCGACAGGTCCTGGTACAACCGGGCGGGTGTCGAGAAGGTGATGGGATTCTGTACGCCGCAAGAGCATGCGTTGTTTCTGCGGCAGACGCCCATCTTCGAACAGATGCTCATCGACGAGGGCATCATCCTGCGCAAGTACTGGTTCTCGGTATCCGATGAGGAGCAACTGCGACGGTTCAGGTCCCGGCGCAACGATCCGGTTCGCCAGTGGAAGCTCTCGCCGATGGACTTGGAGTCGATCTTCCGGTGGGAGGACTACTCGCGCGCCAAGGACGAGATGATGGTGCACACCGACATCCCGATTAGTCCGTGGTACGTGGTGGAATCCGATAGCAAGAAGCACGCCCGCCTGAACATGATGGCGCACTTGCTGTCCACGATCGACTACGAAGCCGTCGAGGCTCCCGAGGTGGACTTGCCGGCACACCCGGTGCGGTCCGGCAACTATCAGCGACCGCCGCGAGAACTGTCCACCTATGTCGGCGACTACATGGCCACCGTGCTGGGGGATACGGAGTGAAGCCGCGACCTCGGTGAGTCGAGGCCCCGGGGGAGTCGAAGGAGCCTCGGGTGATGACGGTCACTGAGGTGGTCTGCCCATCGCGATACCTCCTCGTCTCGCCCTGCATATAGGACTGACCAGACGGCCTGAACTCATCGACCGATCAGGGACGGTGTCGTCGGACGGTTCGGGAAACCTCTTGACTCGCGCGACGACGGGTAGGGCGGCACTGTGCGTAGACTGCGTGCGTTCCACCAGGGAACATCTCGTCAATGTTGGCGATCGCCGAGCAGCGTCGTGCGGAGAAGTTTAGATACGACCGCACGGGAAGTTTCCGTGCGTTCGTACTGCATGAGTCGTCCGAGATCCACGACGAGAACGAAGGCTGCATGCACAGCGAACCGCGCCTCACCCTCGCTGACGTCAGGTCGCGCGGCCGCCACCTGACGGACCCAGGCTTCGATGGTCGCTCGTTGCATGTTGTGAATTACGTTGAGATCCGGCGCCGGTACGTTGCCTCGCTCCACGTAGTAGACGTAGGCGAGTTCAGGCTGGGCGAAGGACCGGTCAACGTAGGCGTCCACCAATTGAGTAACTGCTTCGGCCGGTTCCTCGGTGGCAGCAAGGATGGTGGACGCGTCACCCGCTTGGACTGCCGCAAGTTAACGGCGATGCCGACAAGAATGGTTCGTTAGGTACTGACGTATGACTAGCCTCCGCTGTGATCGTATTCGCAACGGCGTCGTCCCTCTTGATCGCGACGGCGCGCCAAATCACCAGCTTCATGCCGTGTGAGCTGCTTCTTCACGTGGCTCACGCAAATTCGTTCTGCGTCAACGTCGTCATGGCCACGGTGCTGTTGCGAGGCGATCACGCCTGCATACCGATGCTTGGTAAAGCCTGGTCTCAGCGGTTGGCTGGCACACAATGATCTGGGCACGCGCTCGGCAGTCGAATCCAAGCGTCGGTGTGGCCGCCAGAGCATAGGAATCGAAACAGATGACGACAGGGTGGATTCCGTCCACAGTTTCTCCCGATCCGCAGGGCGGCCGCATGCTCGACACGGCGCTGGGGATTTTGATCGGGCTTCGGCGGTGTCGTTCGGAAGCAGCGTTCCAGGAACTGCTCGTCGCCGCCCAACGCCATCGGGTGCCGGTAAGTGCGATGGCATGGGGGCTCGTTCATCTGACCTGCGGTGGCGACAGATCACAAGAAACTCTGAACGCTGAGGAGTCTGCCGCGCGTCATGAGTGGGGCCGGTTGCTCGCCGAGCCCGTGGTGTTGCCCTGTTGAGGATGGCCCGTGCGTCCAAACTGGCGACGCTGGTGGCGGGACAACTCGGGTGGGCGCTCATAAGCCTGTCACTCGCTGTCCCCACCGCGGCGGACCCGGTACCGTCCGGCGCGGCGCAGCCCGCTCAGTGGATCGTGGTGGGCGTGCCCGCCGCAAACGCGACAACAGGAACCCTCACTGCCTTTCAGCGCGTCGGTCAGCAGTGGAAAGTGGTGCTGGGCCCCACGACCGCCAAGGTAGGCGAGCTCGGCGTCGGCGCACCCGCGGACGGCGTCCACCGGACTCCTGTCGGAACGTTCACATTCGACCAAGCCTTCGGACGCCAGCCCAACCCGGGCACCAAAATGCCCTATTTCCAAGCCACCGACCAAGATTGGTGGGACGAGGACGCCGGCTCACCTACTTACAACACGCACGTGCGCAGGACCGGCAGACCCTCATCGATCGCGGAAAATCTTTATGACTCCGGTCCCGTCTACGACTACGCCGTGAACATCGCCGTAAACC is a genomic window of Mycobacterium sp. ITM-2016-00318 containing:
- the ppk2 gene encoding polyphosphate kinase 2, whose amino-acid sequence is MSKGGKKSGEKSARKIPKNVYQAELFRLQTEFVGLQEWARETGARIVIIFEGRDAAGKGGTIKRITEYLSPRVARIAALPAPTERERGQWYYQRYVAHLPTRGEIVLFDRSWYNRAGVEKVMGFCTPQEHALFLRQTPIFEQMLIDEGIILRKYWFSVSDEEQLRRFRSRRNDPVRQWKLSPMDLESIFRWEDYSRAKDEMMVHTDIPISPWYVVESDSKKHARLNMMAHLLSTIDYEAVEAPEVDLPAHPVRSGNYQRPPRELSTYVGDYMATVLGDTE
- a CDS encoding L,D-transpeptidase: MARASKLATLVAGQLGWALISLSLAVPTAADPVPSGAAQPAQWIVVGVPAANATTGTLTAFQRVGQQWKVVLGPTTAKVGELGVGAPADGVHRTPVGTFTFDQAFGRQPNPGTKMPYFQATDQDWWDEDAGSPTYNTHVRRTGRPSSIAENLYDSGPVYDYAVNIAVNPQRIPGRVSGIFLHVTDGTPTWGCVAVGRDEMRSVLNWLDPSASPRMTIGVGNPTVVAANS